The region CTGCGATGCGTCCGAGTGTAAGAAGGGTGTCGTCTGTGCGATCGCCTGCCGCGCCGATGACGCCGACGAGATGTTTTGCGCCGAGTTTGCGGACAGCAGAGATGACGGCGAGGTATCCCGCAGGGTTGTGTCCATAGTCTAAGACAGCGGTGAAACTGCCGAGGTCTATCATCGTCATGCGGCCTTTGTTTTCGGTGAAGGAGAGGATGCCGTTTTTTACAAGCTCATGGCTGAGTCCGAGCATGACGGCGCCTGCACAGGCGATGAGGCAGTTTTGCATCTGATGGTCGGCTCGTCCGCCGAGGGTGATGGGTGCTTCGCGCAGGCTGACGATGGGTTCTTCGCGGTCGGCTTGTGCTTTCCATACGGTGCCGCCTTGCAGGTAGAAGGCGATGCCGCCCGCGCCGAGGTATCTTCTTACAAGACGATTATCCGCATACATGCTGACGAGGACGACTGTTCCGCCCGCGCGCTTTATCATATGCTCGGCGTACGCATCGTCTGCATTGATGATGACGTAGCCGTCTTTTTTGACGGTTTCTGCAATGAGTGATTTGACATCGGCAAGTGCATCGAGCGAGTTGATGCCGTCTTGGCCGAGATGGTCGTCGGTGACGTTCGTTACGATACCGATGTCACAGCGGTCGAAGGCAAGTCCGCTGCGCACGATACCGCCGCGTGCCGTTTCTAAGACCGCACCTTCTGTGCGTTTGTCGGCGAGTATCCTCTTGGCACTTTTCGGCCCTGTCGTATCGCCTTCGGCAAGACATTCTTCACCAAGGTAGATGCCTCCCGTACTTGTCATACCGATAGTCTTACCTGTTTGCCTCCAGATATGGGCGATGAGGCGGGTGACGGTCGTTTTGCCGTTGGTGCCTGTGACTGCGACGATGGGCACTCGCCCGTCGGTGCCTTCCATCAGATAGTCGAGGATCGCGCCTGCCGCATCGCGCGCTCGTCCGCCGTCGGGGCTGTGGTGCATGCGGATACCGGGCGCGGCGTTGACTTCGATGACGGTGGCACCGCGTTTGGCGATATCGTAGGCGATGATGTCAACTCCTGCGATATCAAGGCCGACGGCAGCGGCGGCTTCTTCTGCCATACGGCGTGTGCTCTCGTGAACGATGTCTGTTACATCGACTGCCGTACCGCCCGTGCTGAGGTTCGCGCTGTGGCGAAGGTAGACGACTTCTCCTTTGCGCGGTACGGATTCGAGCGTATAGCCTGCTTTTGCCAGTACGGCAATGACGGTGCGGTCAACAGATATCTTCGTCAGCTGTTTCGTATGGCCGTCGCCTCGGCGCGGGTCGCGATTCACCTCGTCGATGAGCGCGCGTACGGTCTGCGTGCCGTCACCGCGCACGTATGCAGGTATTCTCTCGGAGGCGGCGACGAGCTTGCCGTCTACGACGAGCAGGCGATATTCGCGTCCCGATATCTG is a window of Selenomonadales bacterium DNA encoding:
- the cphA gene encoding cyanophycin synthetase — protein: MRIVSVKTFDGVSIYSKKPVMAVWVALGALAEVSSRDVPQFTEKLLALLPGLREHHCSEGVRGGFVKRLREGTYPAHILEHIVLELQAMLGDDVRYGKTREVEEGTYRIVVGIIHPQTAILCMTAARTILSALYRGEDVRIDDYLSALRHSHTLESLGPSTSSLVESARKRGIPVDIVRGAQLVSLGWGKHQRRMWATISDKTSLVAADIASDKSLTNTLLRERDIAVPHHIIVETLSQAVSAWRMLGKRAVVKPLYGHQGKGVTVGVRSVRELDTALRAAQAFGKRVLIEQQISGREYRLLVVDGKLVAASERIPAYVRGDGTQTVRALIDEVNRDPRRGDGHTKQLTKISVDRTVIAVLAKAGYTLESVPRKGEVVYLRHSANLSTGGTAVDVTDIVHESTRRMAEEAAAAVGLDIAGVDIIAYDIAKRGATVIEVNAAPGIRMHHSPDGGRARDAAGAILDYLMEGTDGRVPIVAVTGTNGKTTVTRLIAHIWRQTGKTIGMTSTGGIYLGEECLAEGDTTGPKSAKRILADKRTEGAVLETARGGIVRSGLAFDRCDIGIVTNVTDDHLGQDGINSLDALADVKSLIAETVKKDGYVIINADDAYAEHMIKRAGGTVVLVSMYADNRLVRRYLGAGGIAFYLQGGTVWKAQADREEPIVSLREAPITLGGRADHQMQNCLIACAGAVMLGLSHELVKNGILSFTENKGRMTMIDLGSFTAVLDYGHNPAGYLAVISAVRKLGAKHLVGVIGAAGDRTDDTLLTLGRIAGKHFDKLYIKEDRDLRGRAKGETATILAEGARQAGAKVRDITLLLDERTAIRRALDEAQTGDTIVIFYEDYDGAFAEIERKRGNMEEGSRDDIAPNGDKNAKTFDFPNKNAPSRQANAQLM